A stretch of the Bordetella genomosp. 8 genome encodes the following:
- the rpsO gene encoding 30S ribosomal protein S15 has translation MSVADIKKSDIVAQFQRAQGDTGSPEVQVALLTARINELTGHFKEHSKDHHSRRGLLRMVSRRRKLLDYLKGRNPDAYRALIEKLGLRK, from the coding sequence ATGTCCGTAGCTGACATCAAGAAGTCCGATATCGTCGCGCAATTCCAGCGCGCTCAAGGCGATACCGGCTCCCCCGAAGTTCAAGTGGCGCTGCTTACCGCTCGTATCAACGAGCTGACTGGTCACTTCAAGGAACATAGCAAGGACCACCATTCGCGCCGCGGCCTGCTGCGCATGGTCAGCCGCCGCCGCAAACTGCTCGACTACCTCAAGGGTCGCAACCCCGATGCTTATCGCGCTCTGATCGAAAAACTCGGTCTGCGCAAGTGA
- the pssA gene encoding CDP-diacylglycerol--serine O-phosphatidyltransferase → MSTFTCRRPPGRGSRWGIRSARPAPCWRTCPQPTEPLMPRLSMRDSENRHRSIYLLPNAFTTAALFAGFYAVVQAMNNQFEAAAIAIFAAMVLDGMDGRVARLTNTQSAFGEQYDSLSDMTSFGVAPALVMYEWMLNELGRWGWLAAFVYVAGAALRLARFNTNIGVVDKRFFQGLPSPSAAALVAGYVWLAVDNKLPIHDSFMAWTAFCVTMYAGIAMVTNAPFYSGKSFALGRSVPFWVILLVVAAFVFVSSDPPVVLFGLFVVYGISGWFILAWRWNRARRWQRNRMRGGSE, encoded by the coding sequence GTGTCGACGTTTACCTGCCGCCGGCCGCCCGGCCGCGGGTCGCGCTGGGGGATAAGGTCAGCGCGACCAGCTCCGTGCTGGCGGACTTGCCCGCAACCGACGGAACCACTCATGCCTAGATTGTCGATGCGCGATTCCGAGAACCGCCACCGCAGCATTTACCTGTTGCCCAACGCGTTCACCACGGCGGCCCTGTTCGCCGGCTTCTACGCCGTGGTGCAGGCCATGAACAACCAGTTCGAGGCCGCGGCGATCGCGATCTTCGCGGCCATGGTGCTGGATGGCATGGACGGCCGGGTCGCGCGTCTGACCAATACCCAATCGGCGTTCGGCGAGCAGTATGACTCGCTGTCCGACATGACGTCCTTCGGCGTGGCGCCCGCGCTGGTGATGTACGAATGGATGCTCAATGAACTGGGCCGCTGGGGTTGGCTGGCCGCCTTCGTCTACGTGGCCGGCGCCGCGTTGCGGCTGGCGCGGTTCAACACCAATATCGGCGTGGTCGACAAGCGTTTTTTCCAGGGCCTGCCCAGTCCGTCGGCGGCCGCCCTGGTGGCCGGCTATGTCTGGCTGGCGGTGGACAACAAGCTGCCCATCCATGATTCCTTCATGGCCTGGACGGCGTTCTGCGTCACCATGTACGCCGGCATCGCGATGGTCACCAACGCGCCGTTCTACAGCGGCAAGAGCTTCGCCCTGGGCCGCAGCGTGCCGTTCTGGGTGATCCTGCTGGTGGTGGCGGCCTTCGTATTCGTGTCCAGCGATCCACCCGTGGTCCTGTTCGGCCTTTTCGTGGTCTACGGGATATCCGGCTGGTTCATCCTGGCCTGGCGCTGGAACCGCGCGCGCCGCTGGCAGCGCAACCGGATGCGCGGCGGTTCGGAATAG
- a CDS encoding phosphatidylserine decarboxylase, whose product MNKPPYPHPIIAREGWPFLAGSVVVAILVTLWSPAVSIIFWIIALFVLQFFRDPPRMAPDSPSAVLSPADGRVVAVETVRDPYADRDALKISVFMNVFNVHSNRVPVDGQVLDVQYFPGKFFNAALDKASLENERNAMVLRTPAGHVVTAVQVAGLVAKRILCYARKNETLVRGQRYGFIRFGSRVDVYLPPAARPRVALGDKVSATSSVLADLPATDGTTHA is encoded by the coding sequence ATGAATAAACCCCCTTATCCCCATCCCATCATTGCCCGAGAGGGCTGGCCGTTCCTCGCCGGATCGGTGGTCGTGGCGATACTCGTCACCCTATGGTCGCCCGCGGTATCCATCATTTTCTGGATCATCGCGCTGTTCGTCCTGCAGTTCTTCCGCGATCCGCCGCGGATGGCGCCCGATTCGCCCTCCGCCGTGCTGTCGCCGGCCGACGGCCGCGTGGTCGCCGTGGAGACGGTGCGCGATCCCTATGCCGACCGCGACGCGCTGAAGATCAGCGTCTTCATGAACGTCTTCAACGTCCATTCCAACCGGGTGCCGGTCGACGGCCAGGTGCTGGACGTGCAGTACTTCCCCGGCAAATTCTTCAACGCGGCGCTGGACAAGGCGTCGCTGGAAAACGAACGCAACGCCATGGTGCTGCGCACGCCCGCCGGGCACGTCGTCACCGCCGTCCAGGTGGCCGGCCTGGTGGCCAAGCGCATACTTTGCTACGCCAGGAAAAACGAGACGCTGGTGCGCGGCCAGCGCTACGGGTTCATCCGTTTCGGGTCGCGTGTCGACGTTTACCTGCCGCCGGCCGCCCGGCCGCGGGTCGCGCTGGGGGATAAGGTCAGCGCGACCAGCTCCGTGCTGGCGGACTTGCCCGCAACCGACGGAACCACTCATGCCTAG
- the ilvC gene encoding ketol-acid reductoisomerase, which produces MKVFYDKDCDLSLIKGRTVAIIGYGSQGHAHALNLHESGVKVVVGLRKGGASWNKAANAGLKVQEVAEAVKGADVVMMLLPDENIAKVYRDEVHANIKAGAALAFAHGFNVHYGQVVPREDIDVIMVAPKAPGHTVRSTYTQGGGVPHLVAVYQDKSGAARDVALSYASANGGGRAGIIETNFREETETDLFGEQAVLCGGTVELIKAGFDTLVEAGYAPEMAYFECLHELKLIVDLIYEGGIANMNYSISNNAEFGEYETGPKIVTSQTREAMRQALADIQNGEYAKRFILENAAGAPTLTSRRRINAESQIEQVGSKLRAMMPWIAANKLVDKSKN; this is translated from the coding sequence ATGAAAGTTTTCTACGACAAGGACTGCGACCTTTCCCTGATCAAGGGCCGTACGGTCGCCATCATCGGCTATGGCTCGCAAGGCCATGCGCACGCGCTGAACCTGCATGAATCCGGCGTCAAGGTCGTGGTCGGCCTGCGCAAGGGCGGCGCGTCGTGGAACAAGGCCGCCAATGCCGGCCTGAAAGTCCAGGAAGTGGCCGAAGCCGTGAAGGGCGCCGACGTCGTCATGATGTTGCTGCCCGACGAGAACATCGCCAAGGTCTACCGCGACGAAGTCCACGCCAACATCAAGGCTGGCGCCGCCCTGGCGTTCGCCCACGGCTTCAACGTCCACTACGGCCAGGTCGTGCCGCGTGAAGACATCGACGTCATCATGGTGGCGCCCAAGGCCCCCGGCCACACCGTGCGCTCCACGTACACCCAAGGCGGCGGCGTGCCGCACCTGGTCGCCGTGTACCAGGACAAGTCGGGCGCCGCGCGCGACGTCGCGCTGTCCTATGCCAGCGCCAACGGCGGCGGCCGTGCCGGCATCATCGAAACCAACTTCCGCGAAGAAACCGAAACCGACCTGTTCGGCGAACAGGCCGTGCTGTGCGGCGGTACCGTCGAGCTGATCAAGGCGGGCTTCGATACCCTGGTGGAAGCCGGCTACGCGCCCGAAATGGCGTACTTCGAATGCCTGCACGAGCTCAAGCTGATCGTCGACCTGATCTATGAAGGCGGCATCGCCAACATGAACTACTCGATCTCGAACAACGCCGAATTCGGCGAGTACGAGACCGGGCCGAAGATCGTCACGTCGCAGACCCGCGAAGCCATGCGCCAGGCCCTGGCCGACATCCAGAACGGCGAATACGCCAAGCGCTTCATCCTGGAAAACGCCGCTGGCGCCCCGACCCTGACCTCGCGCCGCCGCATCAACGCGGAATCGCAGATCGAACAGGTCGGCAGCAAACTGCGCGCGATGATGCCCTGGATCGCCGCCAACAAGCTGGTGGACAAGTCCAAGAACTGA
- the ilvN gene encoding acetolactate synthase small subunit, which produces MKHVISVLLENEPGALSRVVGLFSARGYNIETLTVAPTEDATLSRMTIVTTGSDEVIEQITKHLNRLVDVVKVVDLTEGAHIERELMLVKVRAVGKEREEMKRMADIFRGRIIDVTDKSYTIELTGVQEKISAFIEALDRSAILETVRTGVSGIGRGERVLKL; this is translated from the coding sequence ATGAAACACGTGATTTCGGTTTTGCTGGAGAACGAGCCGGGCGCGCTGTCGCGCGTGGTGGGCCTGTTTTCCGCCCGCGGCTACAACATTGAAACGCTGACCGTGGCGCCTACGGAAGACGCCACGCTGTCGCGCATGACCATCGTCACCACCGGGTCCGACGAAGTCATCGAGCAGATCACCAAGCACTTGAACCGTCTGGTCGACGTGGTCAAGGTGGTGGACCTGACCGAAGGGGCGCATATCGAACGCGAGCTGATGCTCGTGAAGGTGCGCGCGGTCGGGAAGGAGCGCGAGGAAATGAAGCGCATGGCGGATATCTTCCGCGGGCGCATCATCGACGTAACCGACAAGTCGTACACCATCGAACTGACCGGTGTGCAGGAGAAGATCTCGGCCTTTATCGAGGCGCTGGATCGCAGCGCGATCCTGGAAACCGTACGTACCGGGGTTTCGGGGATCGGTCGCGGGGAACGCGTGCTGAAGCTATGA
- a CDS encoding FUSC family protein, which produces MDLRIANLRRFIYSHYFFGGVRQGVGMLLPVLILGVVFGEYTLGLVATFGAQCVAIIDQPGGPQQHRTNEMLGGAILATLTVCITGFASTNRLALWLVVIAQCFFYSLFTVFGKRGGLIGFAGLLVMALTMHSPLPPDQVLLHAAGTLGGALFYLAFSLGFSRLFWLREEQQAMSVALFATADYVAARASFYDEADDLEDSYRTLIQRQSTMTEKHQAARDVVLRALPRGKGWGDARRVMIFNMFVDMLQLVDTLFATHTDYATLRRALTGNDVLLFMRDSLLKMSLNLDRIALGISQGRPVRRRTSIKAELRAIEYEIDQLKQQGLAEREPEIYALVIQIQRRLRNASRIVERLADHTLGGPDAKPTSALRIDKSLTRFMTRQEFRFGMITSNLRMDSPNFRYALRVTLAAALAMTVSELWVSETFSAHNYWIMLTIVIIMKPGFALTRQRNGWRLGGTLIGCVMALILLNVTSSPEILFAALLAACIMGNSLVQLNYMASAIFNTLFVVLVFHFVSPGTVSMNVIGERALDTLIGCALSLACSYAFPWWEARFLPPLARAAIKANREYLRTGLQYAGVMRQKQARRETPDQAQGPVPEPPATQTEIDADLNWRLARKNVHVAFSNFAEAFYRMMSEPQSRQQFVPEMNNLLIQNHILASQTTAAVPTLATLSQEPPPSVNDTLEAVIVMLDPAHPPVPPLPEQVDTQGELASLAYPLKLMVRAGQMIRQESTALDG; this is translated from the coding sequence ATGGACTTGCGCATCGCGAATCTCCGCCGCTTCATCTACAGCCATTATTTCTTTGGAGGCGTGCGTCAGGGGGTAGGCATGCTGCTGCCCGTCCTGATCCTGGGCGTGGTCTTCGGCGAATACACCCTGGGGCTGGTGGCCACCTTCGGCGCCCAGTGCGTGGCGATCATCGACCAGCCGGGCGGCCCGCAGCAGCACCGGACCAACGAGATGCTGGGCGGCGCCATACTGGCCACGCTGACGGTCTGCATCACCGGCTTCGCTTCCACCAACCGGCTGGCCCTGTGGCTGGTGGTCATCGCCCAGTGCTTCTTCTATTCGCTGTTCACGGTCTTCGGCAAGCGCGGCGGCCTGATCGGCTTCGCCGGCCTGCTCGTCATGGCCTTGACCATGCACTCCCCGCTGCCGCCGGACCAGGTGCTGCTGCACGCGGCCGGCACCCTGGGCGGCGCCCTCTTCTACCTGGCCTTCAGCCTGGGCTTCAGCCGCCTGTTCTGGCTGCGCGAAGAGCAGCAGGCCATGTCCGTGGCGCTATTCGCGACGGCGGACTACGTGGCCGCGCGCGCCTCGTTCTACGACGAAGCCGATGACCTGGAGGACTCCTACCGCACGCTGATCCAGCGCCAGTCCACCATGACGGAGAAACACCAGGCGGCGCGCGACGTGGTGCTGCGCGCCCTGCCGCGCGGCAAGGGCTGGGGCGACGCGCGGCGCGTGATGATCTTCAATATGTTCGTCGACATGCTGCAGCTGGTCGACACGCTGTTCGCCACCCATACCGACTATGCCACGCTGCGCCGCGCCCTGACGGGCAACGACGTGCTGCTGTTCATGCGCGATTCGCTGCTGAAGATGTCGCTGAACCTGGACCGCATCGCCCTGGGCATTTCGCAGGGACGCCCGGTGCGGCGGCGCACCAGCATCAAGGCCGAACTGCGCGCGATCGAGTACGAAATCGACCAGCTCAAGCAGCAGGGCCTGGCCGAGCGCGAGCCTGAAATCTACGCCCTGGTCATCCAGATCCAGCGCCGCCTGCGCAATGCCTCGCGCATCGTCGAACGCCTGGCCGACCATACGCTGGGCGGGCCGGACGCCAAGCCCACCAGCGCCCTGCGCATCGACAAATCCCTGACGCGCTTCATGACGCGGCAGGAATTCCGCTTCGGCATGATCACCAGCAATCTGCGCATGGATTCGCCGAATTTCCGCTATGCCCTGCGGGTCACGCTGGCCGCCGCCCTGGCGATGACGGTCAGCGAACTATGGGTATCGGAGACATTCTCCGCGCATAACTATTGGATCATGCTGACCATCGTGATCATCATGAAGCCGGGGTTCGCACTGACGCGCCAGCGCAATGGCTGGCGGCTGGGCGGCACGCTGATCGGCTGCGTGATGGCCCTGATCCTGCTCAATGTGACCAGCAGCCCGGAAATATTGTTCGCCGCCCTGCTGGCCGCCTGCATCATGGGCAACAGCCTGGTGCAGCTGAACTACATGGCCAGCGCGATTTTCAATACCCTGTTCGTGGTGCTGGTGTTCCACTTCGTGTCGCCGGGCACCGTATCCATGAACGTGATCGGCGAACGGGCGCTGGACACCTTGATCGGCTGCGCCCTGTCGCTGGCCTGCAGCTACGCCTTTCCCTGGTGGGAAGCGCGCTTCCTGCCGCCGCTGGCGCGCGCGGCGATCAAGGCCAACCGCGAATACCTGCGCACTGGGCTGCAGTACGCCGGCGTGATGCGGCAGAAGCAGGCCCGCCGCGAAACTCCCGACCAGGCCCAGGGCCCGGTGCCCGAGCCGCCCGCCACGCAGACCGAGATCGATGCCGATCTGAACTGGCGCCTGGCCCGCAAGAACGTGCACGTGGCCTTCAGCAACTTCGCCGAGGCCTTCTACCGCATGATGAGCGAGCCGCAATCGCGGCAGCAGTTCGTGCCGGAGATGAACAACCTGCTTATCCAGAACCACATCCTGGCCTCGCAAACCACGGCCGCCGTGCCGACGCTGGCCACGCTGAGCCAGGAACCGCCGCCTTCGGTGAATGACACGCTGGAAGCGGTCATCGTCATGCTGGATCCCGCCCACCCGCCCGTGCCGCCGCTGCCAGAGCAGGTGGACACCCAGGGCGAGCTGGCATCGCTGGCCTACCCGTTGAAGCTGATGGTGCGCGCCGGGCAGATGATCCGCCAGGAAAGCACGGCGTTGGATGGCTGA
- the yaaA gene encoding peroxide stress protein YaaA, with translation MLFLLSPAKKLDYDSPLGVDLHTQPLFVDQAAALIKVLKKKSAEDIAELMDLSPALSELNAKRYAAWKPTFTQQNARPAILAFNGDVYEGLQAPTLSPTQLEWAQEHIAILSGLYGVLRPLDLMQPYRLEMGTRLETPRGRNLYEFWGSEIAEYLNERLEGGRKPIVINLASEEYFKAVDLKALKARVVQCVFQDWKNGAYKIISFNAKRARGLMARYAIQHKAATPERLQGFDAEGYAYDASVSTPDKLVFRRKLA, from the coding sequence ATGCTGTTTCTGCTGTCTCCCGCCAAGAAGCTGGACTACGACTCGCCCCTGGGCGTGGATCTGCATACCCAGCCGCTTTTCGTCGACCAGGCGGCCGCCCTCATCAAGGTGCTGAAGAAAAAAAGCGCCGAAGACATCGCCGAGCTGATGGATCTGAGCCCGGCGCTGTCCGAGCTGAACGCGAAGCGCTACGCGGCGTGGAAGCCGACCTTCACGCAGCAGAACGCCCGTCCGGCGATCCTGGCCTTCAACGGCGATGTCTATGAAGGCCTGCAGGCCCCCACGCTCAGTCCGACGCAGCTTGAATGGGCCCAGGAACATATCGCGATACTCAGCGGCCTGTACGGCGTGCTGCGGCCGCTGGACCTGATGCAGCCCTACCGGCTGGAAATGGGCACGCGCCTGGAAACGCCGCGCGGCAGGAACCTGTATGAGTTCTGGGGTTCCGAGATCGCCGAGTACCTGAACGAACGCCTGGAAGGCGGCAGGAAGCCCATCGTCATCAACCTGGCGTCCGAGGAATATTTCAAGGCGGTCGACCTGAAAGCCTTGAAGGCCCGCGTGGTCCAGTGCGTGTTCCAGGATTGGAAGAACGGCGCCTACAAGATCATCAGCTTCAACGCCAAGCGCGCGCGCGGGCTGATGGCGCGCTATGCCATCCAGCACAAGGCTGCCACGCCGGAACGCCTGCAGGGCTTCGATGCCGAAGGCTATGCCTACGACGCTTCGGTATCGACGCCGGACAAGCTGGTGTTCCGCCGCAAGCTGGCCTGA
- a CDS encoding 3-hydroxybutyrate dehydrogenase, translated as MLKGKVAVVTGSTSGIGLGIATALAAQGADIVLNGFGDPAEIEKTRAGLALAHGVKATYDGADLSKGAAVRQLVENAVSAYGRIDILVNNAGIQHTDLIENFPPEKWDAIIALNLSAVFHGTAAALPHMKKQKWGRIINIASAHGLVGSASKSAYVAAKHGVIGLTKVTALETAGLGVTANAICPGWVRTALVEKQITAIAAKDGVDQEAAARELLGEKQPSLQFVTPEQLGGTAVYLCSPAAEQVTGASISVDGGWTAR; from the coding sequence ATGCTGAAAGGTAAAGTCGCCGTCGTCACTGGATCCACCAGCGGCATCGGCCTGGGTATCGCCACGGCGCTCGCGGCGCAGGGGGCGGACATCGTGCTGAATGGCTTCGGCGATCCGGCGGAAATCGAGAAGACCCGGGCTGGCCTGGCGCTGGCGCATGGCGTCAAGGCGACCTACGACGGCGCCGACCTGAGCAAGGGCGCCGCGGTCCGCCAACTGGTGGAAAACGCCGTATCGGCCTACGGCCGCATCGACATCCTGGTGAACAACGCCGGCATCCAGCATACCGACCTGATCGAAAACTTCCCGCCGGAAAAGTGGGATGCCATCATCGCCCTCAATCTGTCGGCCGTGTTCCATGGCACGGCGGCCGCGCTGCCCCATATGAAGAAGCAGAAATGGGGCCGCATCATCAATATCGCGTCGGCGCATGGCCTGGTCGGCTCGGCCAGCAAGTCGGCCTACGTCGCCGCCAAGCACGGGGTGATCGGCCTGACCAAGGTCACCGCGCTGGAGACCGCCGGCCTGGGCGTTACCGCCAATGCGATCTGCCCGGGGTGGGTGCGCACGGCCCTGGTGGAAAAGCAGATCACCGCCATCGCGGCCAAGGACGGCGTGGACCAGGAAGCCGCCGCGCGCGAACTGCTGGGCGAAAAGCAGCCGTCGCTGCAGTTCGTGACGCCGGAGCAACTGGGCGGCACGGCGGTGTACCTGTGCTCGCCGGCAGCCGAACAGGTCACCGGCGCGTCGATTTCGGTCGATGGCGGTTGGACGGCGCGCTGA
- a CDS encoding cation:proton antiporter domain-containing protein: MELIVVLLLSAVICVPLTQVLGLGTIPGYLLAGIIIGPSALKLVTDVPAIVDISQWGVVMMLFVIGLELEPSRLWGMRREVFGVGIFQMVSCAGVLSLLMGLILRHLIDMSWTGAIICGCAVALSSTAVAMRLLDERQLSRTPMGRTALGVLLLQDMAAIPMLIALGIIGGGGTRAPSFLSALVAVAVVLAGYRLRVISWAERAQLRELFTAATLLVVIGSAQLFDYAGLSAGLGGFLVGVLLAKSKYRESMEASIEPFKGLLLGLFFLGIGMSVNLDVVREHWRFILFSVAALLVVKGAILYGIARMSGLPTYHRMPFAIALAQGGEFGFALFNEAWDNGLLSAPHRDLISVVVAVSMAVVPVLIKLFERMQPKRVEGYTSGAP; the protein is encoded by the coding sequence ATGGAACTTATCGTTGTCCTGCTGTTGTCCGCGGTCATCTGCGTGCCGCTTACCCAGGTGCTGGGACTGGGGACCATTCCGGGGTATCTGCTGGCCGGCATCATCATCGGCCCATCGGCGCTGAAGCTGGTCACCGACGTTCCCGCCATCGTCGATATTTCCCAGTGGGGCGTGGTGATGATGCTGTTCGTCATCGGCCTGGAGCTGGAGCCGTCGCGCCTCTGGGGCATGCGGCGGGAAGTCTTCGGCGTGGGCATTTTCCAGATGGTGTCCTGCGCCGGCGTCCTTTCCCTGCTGATGGGCCTGATCCTGCGCCACCTGATCGATATGTCCTGGACCGGCGCCATCATCTGCGGCTGCGCGGTGGCGCTGTCGTCCACGGCGGTCGCGATGCGGCTGCTGGACGAACGGCAACTGAGCCGGACCCCCATGGGCCGGACTGCGCTGGGCGTATTGCTGTTGCAGGACATGGCGGCCATTCCCATGCTGATCGCGCTGGGCATCATAGGGGGCGGGGGGACCCGCGCGCCGTCCTTCCTGTCCGCGCTGGTGGCGGTGGCGGTCGTGCTGGCCGGCTACCGCCTGCGTGTGATCAGCTGGGCCGAACGGGCGCAACTGCGGGAACTGTTCACCGCCGCGACCTTGCTGGTGGTGATCGGTTCGGCGCAGCTATTCGATTATGCGGGCCTGTCCGCCGGCCTGGGCGGTTTCCTGGTAGGGGTGTTGCTGGCGAAATCCAAGTACCGGGAGTCGATGGAGGCCTCCATCGAGCCGTTCAAGGGGCTGCTGCTGGGCCTGTTCTTCCTGGGTATCGGCATGTCCGTGAACCTGGACGTCGTGCGTGAACATTGGCGCTTCATCCTGTTCAGCGTGGCGGCCTTGCTGGTGGTCAAGGGGGCTATCCTGTACGGCATCGCCCGCATGTCCGGCTTGCCGACCTATCACCGCATGCCCTTTGCCATCGCCCTGGCGCAGGGCGGCGAGTTCGGTTTCGCCTTGTTCAACGAAGCCTGGGACAACGGCCTGCTGTCCGCGCCCCACCGGGACCTGATTTCCGTGGTGGTGGCCGTTTCCATGGCGGTGGTGCCGGTCCTGATCAAGCTGTTCGAACGCATGCAGCCCAAGCGCGTGGAAGGCTACACTTCCGGGGCGCCCTGA
- a CDS encoding hydantoinase/oxoprolinase family protein has product MQTSNAGPGVLRVAVDIGGTFTDGIAALMPSGRMWAGKTPTTPDDPGKAVSEVIEDLLCQVHASLGVQAPPLFDVVHGTTLVTNTLIERKGVPTALVTTRGMRDVLTLAREQRYDIYDLDIVLPAPLVPNRHRIEVDERLDADGNVLAPLNENAKQALLQALRSMDVQSVAVSFLHSYVNDAHEQEVARYLESRLPGMAVSISSELAREINEFERTSTVAANAYVKPIVARYLEELESRIAAIKPKTPLRIMVSSGGFTSAQAGARAPIQLLESGPAAGVLSAVNLARQHGMSEVLAFDMGGTTAKACVVLDSTAPIAHSFECARVERFKRGSGLPIRIPSIELIEIGAGGGSIAHANSMGLLNVGPESSGSVPGPACYDRGGLEPTVTDADLLLGYLDAEHFLGGTMRLRPELAAAAMTSLSERLGVDADAVARGIYDMVNENMASAARIHIAEQGHDPREFAMVATGGAGPVHAVEVARRLRIPQVLIPVGAGAGSCLGMLAAPARADRSWSHPQLLANVDWTDVAQRAHSLREDASRELAAVGVSTSEVTWQLGAEIRYYGQGYVVSVQCPYRNDEDVASAPLLAAFEDQYRKLYGALVDEAVPEVLTWRLTGSAHTAPVRFEWGDKRTAPAAKKQAPRCSRSIYAPGKGHNVDAPVYERYALPPGTTLAGPLILEERESTIVVAVHADVLILDDRTVSVSIKEFQ; this is encoded by the coding sequence TTGCAAACCTCGAACGCAGGCCCGGGTGTTTTGCGCGTGGCCGTAGACATCGGCGGTACATTCACCGACGGCATCGCCGCATTGATGCCGTCGGGCCGCATGTGGGCCGGCAAGACGCCGACAACCCCAGACGACCCCGGCAAGGCAGTTTCCGAGGTGATCGAAGATTTACTGTGCCAGGTGCACGCCAGCCTCGGGGTCCAGGCACCGCCCCTGTTCGACGTCGTCCATGGCACGACGCTGGTGACCAACACACTGATCGAGCGCAAGGGCGTGCCGACCGCCTTGGTCACGACAAGGGGGATGCGTGACGTCTTGACGCTCGCCCGCGAACAACGCTACGACATCTATGACCTGGATATCGTGCTGCCTGCACCGCTGGTGCCGAATCGGCATCGGATAGAAGTCGATGAACGGCTGGACGCCGATGGCAATGTACTGGCGCCCTTGAACGAGAACGCAAAGCAGGCCCTCCTGCAAGCGCTTCGATCCATGGACGTGCAATCCGTGGCGGTCTCCTTCCTGCATTCGTACGTGAACGATGCGCACGAACAGGAGGTCGCCAGATACCTGGAAAGCAGGCTGCCGGGCATGGCCGTTTCCATTTCCTCCGAACTCGCACGCGAGATCAATGAATTCGAACGCACCTCCACCGTGGCCGCGAATGCCTACGTGAAGCCGATCGTCGCACGATATCTGGAGGAACTCGAATCACGGATCGCAGCCATCAAGCCCAAGACCCCGCTGCGTATCATGGTGTCCAGCGGAGGATTCACGTCCGCGCAGGCCGGCGCGCGCGCCCCTATCCAGTTGCTCGAATCCGGCCCTGCCGCCGGCGTGTTGTCGGCCGTGAACCTGGCACGCCAGCACGGCATGTCAGAAGTGCTTGCCTTCGACATGGGAGGTACCACGGCCAAGGCATGCGTCGTGCTGGACAGCACCGCGCCGATCGCCCACAGCTTCGAATGCGCGCGCGTCGAACGCTTCAAGCGCGGATCTGGCCTCCCCATCCGCATTCCCAGCATCGAATTGATCGAGATCGGTGCCGGTGGCGGTTCCATCGCGCACGCCAACTCGATGGGCCTGCTGAACGTTGGTCCGGAATCGTCGGGCTCGGTGCCCGGACCTGCCTGCTACGACCGCGGCGGCCTTGAACCCACGGTAACCGATGCAGATCTGCTGCTGGGCTACCTGGACGCGGAACATTTCCTGGGCGGAACCATGAGACTCAGGCCCGAATTGGCTGCGGCTGCCATGACGAGTCTGAGTGAACGGCTGGGCGTCGACGCTGACGCCGTTGCACGCGGCATCTACGACATGGTCAACGAAAACATGGCCAGCGCGGCGCGCATCCATATCGCGGAACAGGGCCATGACCCCCGCGAGTTCGCAATGGTCGCAACCGGCGGCGCCGGCCCTGTCCATGCCGTGGAAGTGGCCCGCCGATTGCGCATTCCGCAAGTGCTGATTCCCGTGGGCGCCGGCGCCGGCTCCTGCCTTGGGATGCTAGCCGCGCCGGCTCGCGCGGATCGGTCCTGGTCGCATCCTCAGTTGCTTGCGAACGTTGACTGGACCGACGTGGCCCAAAGAGCCCATTCATTGCGCGAGGATGCGAGTCGCGAGCTGGCCGCCGTTGGCGTGTCAACCAGCGAAGTCACCTGGCAGCTTGGTGCCGAAATTCGGTACTACGGCCAGGGTTACGTGGTCTCGGTCCAGTGCCCCTATCGCAATGATGAAGATGTTGCATCCGCCCCCCTGTTAGCGGCTTTCGAGGACCAATACCGCAAGCTTTACGGTGCGCTGGTCGATGAGGCCGTGCCGGAAGTGCTGACGTGGCGTCTGACAGGTAGTGCGCATACTGCGCCTGTCCGGTTCGAATGGGGCGACAAGCGCACCGCACCCGCGGCGAAGAAACAAGCCCCACGCTGCAGCAGGTCCATCTACGCGCCCGGAAAGGGACACAACGTGGATGCGCCCGTGTATGAGCGCTACGCGCTGCCGCCAGGCACCACGCTGGCCGGGCCGCTGATTCTCGAGGAACGCGAGTCCACCATTGTCGTCGCGGTTCACGCCGACGTACTGATACTTGATGACCGTACGGTCAGCGTTTCGATCAAGGAGTTCCAATGA